Sequence from the Burkholderia sp. GAS332 genome:
CAGCTGCTACGAGGCTTCGCGCACGAGACGGGGTTACCACCGCACGCCTACAGGATGCAGCGCCGGGTGATACTTGCGAGGCAACGGATTGCGCGTGGCGCGACGTTGGCGGATGCGGCGGCCGCATCGGGGTTTGCCGATCAGAGTCACATGACGCGAGCATTCGCGCGCTTGTTGGGGATTACACCGGCCAACTACGCATCCGCGACGCGCCCATAGTTCGCGACGGGGTTGAGAATTGCTCTTCGGCGCGCGCAGCGCCGCCGGAAGAATGACGGCTTTGTCACTGACGCCGAATGTGCGAGAGCACAGATTCCAGATGCACCACTACCGTTACTGCGCGGGGGACCCGCTTAGCAGGGGATTCGAGCCGCTTTCTTTTGCCTACTTTTCTTTGCGGCAGGCAAAGAAAAGTAGGTGCCGCCCCGCACAGGGGCAACGCTAATAGACCAATAAGAAATCAAGGAGAGGCCAAAAAGTCAGATCAAGGAAAGGCCAACGCCGCAGGCATACGGACGAACAAGCGCCGAGCAGGCAACAAACCGATCAAGGAAAGGCCAACACCGCAGGCACCCAGGCAGCAAGCGCCGCGCAGGCAAAAAAAAATCCAGCGCCTTACCCCATCCTCAAAAACCGCAAAACCGAAACCCCATGCAACCAGACATGCTCGCCGACAAACCACGCGGCGACCCAAGCCGCCCCTACAACGATCAAATCACAGTGCCCACTATTCCAAAGATTCAAAGAATGCCGCCCAGCGACCCAGGGCACGCCTAGCGGATTAGGCCAATCGGCCAACAAATGCATCAACCCACCACAAGCAAACCCAAACGCCGGCGCGGCATAAACCGAATGCCCGAGCCAATGATAAGAAAACGCGAGCAACGCGACCCACGCCACACCCCAATGCGTCAACGTGCGATGCGTAATCCACAGCCTTCGCGCGCGTGACCACCACGCCACCTCCAGCCAGTCCGGCGCGGTACTCCCCGCCACCCCGGCGATAAAACTCAACACCACGCCGATATGAAACGAACCGCCGCCGCCGACGCGCGCGACAACCGCCGCCGCGATAACCCCGGCTGCGAACCCAGTCGCGTGATGTGCTTTGTTGGATGCCATCGAACCTCACGACGCAGCGCGCCGGATAAAAGCTAAGGGGCGGCTATGTTCGCAGATGAGCAGATAAAAAAATAGCCGACACGCGAGATAAAAAATCGCACATCGGCGTGGCCTTCAGTGTGGTCCTCAACAACGCAGCCGCGTAACCCGAAACTCAGGTCGCACAGCGCGCAATATCGACCCGCATTTCCGGTTCCGGCGGGTCGTCCGGTGCACTCGCGGGATGCATCACCTTGATGATCGAGCCGGCGTTGAACGGCGTCAGCGTGACGAAATACGAGTTGTTCGAATCCGACCCGACAGCGATCTCGGTCGCATCGCCTACGCGTGACATCCGCACGCGTGACAGCTTGCCTTCGAGGCAATCGGCGATGTCAGCCGGGGCGTGTTGCGAAGACACGTAGATCATCGGCTGGGACGCATCGCGGGCGGGGCTGCTGGGCGAACCGCAGGCAGCGAGAAAAGCGGTGACGGTAGCAGCAGGGGCAAGCAGAAGAAGTCTTTTCATGGTCCGATCGTCGGCGTCCCCGGTCGTGCACGGGAACTTGGGGCGCGGGCGAAGCGCGACGCGATTGAACGCAACGCCATGCTTCGCGACGAAGCCGCCGTTCAACCGCAACGACGTTACGGCAAGGAAGGCAGTCGTTCCCAGTATACCTACGGCGCGTTTGCGCCGTAACTATTACTACGTCGAAACGTGAGAACGTAAGCCCCATGAAAAAACCCGCGCGTGATCGTGTCACGTGCGGGTTCGGCTGCGGAACGGTACACGGCTCCGCACGTGCCACAAGAAAAACTTAGAAGCGGTGACGCAGGCCGACCGCCGCAGCAACCTGGTTACCGGTCGACGACGGCGCCAGCGTGTTGATCGCCGCCACGTTCGCGCCGAAGTTGCCGAGTTCGCCCGAGGCGTGCTGGTACACGCCTTCCACGTACACGTCGGTCCGCTTGCTCAGCGAGTAATCGCCTTGCAGCGACACCGTGTGCCACTTCGGATCGCCCGAGCCGTTCGAACCCGACATCTTGCCGTCGGTGAACGTGTACGAAGCCGCGAGGCTCAGGGCCGGCGTCAGTGCGTATTTGCCGTTCAACTCGTAGTTGTCCAGATGCAGGTTCGTGCCCGCCACGCCAGGCAGCGTCACGCCGCCGACGTCCACGCCCGTGATGCCGTCCAGTTGCGTATGCGTGTACACGAA
This genomic interval carries:
- a CDS encoding LexA-binding, inner membrane-associated putative hydrolase encodes the protein MASNKAHHATGFAAGVIAAAVVARVGGGGSFHIGVVLSFIAGVAGSTAPDWLEVAWWSRARRLWITHRTLTHWGVAWVALLAFSYHWLGHSVYAAPAFGFACGGLMHLLADWPNPLGVPWVAGRHSLNLWNSGHCDLIVVGAAWVAAWFVGEHVWLHGVSVLRFLRMG